The window CTTTGGCTGATTGAGTAGAAGAATCGGTGGCTGCACAAATGATGTTCTGCACATTATAAAAACATTTCTGCACATACTGCACGTTTTTCGGGAACTTCCTATAATTACATTTCACGTGAGGCTCCCTTCAGCCACGAGGCAGCAGAAGGGGAATCCACTCCACTCCATCCAATATACTTCAAGATCTCTTGCGCTATACAGAAATCAAATACACAACTCGTCTGTTTAGATCTCAAGCATTCCACGGGAAAATGCACTGGTTGTGTGCAGTAGCTCATATATTAATCCTCGCATTGCTTATAGAAATCATAGCTACACACTAAAGCGtattatagaaaatatatatctgAATATACACCTCTGTGAAACCCAGTACCATCACACCTCAATTACTAGTTGTTTGTGGATTTCATTGAATAAGGAAGAATAACTTGTGAAAAGCTAATGTGAAATTTCTGTGGCCAGATCCCATTTTAATTACCGCTGGCTGGAATGGCTGAACAAATTCTACATTCATTAAGCCCTGGGGCAATCCTTTTTGGACCTCATTCTAGAAAGACTGGAACAATGTGAAATCAAAAAGAGAGAGCGAGGCCTTTCTAAAATAGGGAAACTGTAACTGCAAGTGTGTAAGTAGTGGAACTCTGGGAAAAGTAATTAAAAAGTAGTGCTATTCAATAAAAACCACTATCAACACACTTCGATAGTGACTTGAGCTTTGTGACGTGAGTtttccatgcaatagtgcccCAATCTCAATTTAATGAGAACCCTGCTTTGGCTCTGATGTACTTTGGAATCATAATGTGAAGGGTAAGAACTTAACGGGGCCTGGTTTAGGCTGTATAGGTCATTGTATAACCACATCAGATCAATAGATcagtagcacacacacacacacacactttgcatTGGATTATACTTACACTGTGTGCTGCAGCCATCCATAATATTGGACGTTGACAAATCCAGTGAGTTCGGCCTCTGTGCTCTCCTTGCCGGACGCTGCCTGGGCTCTACAGGAGCAATCTGCGTCACCGTGTCTTGGAGCGCAAACTGGgtgctgttgttgttgttattggaGTTAATGCGGCTGCTGTCTGCAGGGTGCTCTCTCCTGTCTGACAACCGATCTAAGACTGACTCGTCCTGCCCCACCTGCTGCTCCCGCCTCAGCAGAGGCTCATGCTCGTCAGGGCTTGCGTTGATGTTTAGGCGGCTGTCCTCCACTCTGAACTGGTTCTGCAGCATATCCTGGGCCCTGTGGGCCACTAAGTTGGTACTGGGGCCTGAGGTGCTGTTAGAATGCAGGGCCACAGGGCCCTGAGAGTTCACATAGCCCGTCCTGCTCCCTACCCCCATTGTGGTCACTGTCACCACGTGAGGTTCTGCAGCGCTCACCGTGTTCATTTTAGCCACCCCTGTCTCAACGTGCTTCAAGTTAGATTTGTGCTTGCTGCCGAATTTCAACCTGGACTCCTTGCCCGAGTTTTTAGTGTTCAGCGGAAGGCTGGTGGGTCTCTTGGGAAGGTTCTGCTGCTTGGGAAGAGGGTAGAGCTGAGTGGgagggacctctgcaaccaggCAAACCTGACCATTCCCAGCATGAGTATAATCTTGCTGCCCGGTGGACTCCACCGCTAGCTTTATGAGAGGGTAGAACAGGTTGGAGCTGGTGCTGCTAAGCGGGTCAGGTCCGCTGAACTGCTTGAGTGAATGCTCCATGAGATTCTCATCTGAGCTCTCCTTTAGGTTCTTATCCACCTCCTTTGGGTCCAGCTTGTTAGTCTCTAGGTCTTCCTCTGtaagctgcaaacacacagggatgCTCCCTATGGGCTGCATGCCGTGCATGGCTTCGTCCGAGTACTGGATCTCCGATATCGTGGTCATACCGGTGCTTGGTGTGAGTCCTGTAGTGTTGGTTGACAAGCTGGTGACACTGGTCTCCGGGCTAGGCAGGCGTGCCTGAGCTTGCTGCCTCTCATAGTTGATGGAGTTCCGGTTCTTCTCACCGGTGGTGAGGGAGGTGCTGGACATGGAGGTCTCTGATGATATGTTCTTCACAATGCTGTCCGTATTGTGCACAGAATCCTCAATGTAGGAGGATGAGGAGTAATCTGGGTACGGACCGATCTTTGGGACACGCCGGCTTTGTGACAAGTTACTTAAAGAAAGAGAAAAGTGGTTTCAATTAAAAGTACTGGACTAATTAGCTAAATAAAGTGAACACACAAGTGAAATTAATCATCCGTGTAACACAAACACCACCATCATTAATGTCATCATTCAAGATAATAGTTTAATAGTTTTGTCtaaatcaggagtggccaactccagtcctcaagagccacaaacaggtcagatttGAAAGATATccctgcagggatatccttgaaacttgaattattggtggcccttggggactggagttggccacccctggtctaaataaTGAGCTCTCagcagcaaataccacatacaatacaaagtgctacagtatatctacTAAGCTCCAGAAAACACCTTTTGCCCCCAAAAGCCACCGTATGACTCATTATTCACTAAAAAGGGCTGTAATGTGTCTTCCAGAGCTGGAAGGTGtgttatggcatagcactgcctagtaaatatgggccacatTATTTTGGTTAGGGTTTTACACAGAGTTGAGAACAGAAGGTAGCAACAGTCTTTGGTCCAAAATAACAGGTTTGAAATACCAACAGGCCTTATAATATATTAACATATTTACATAGGgaggagtggttcagtgagtaaagtcactgactctaaacaatgacacagagtCTGAAGCAGggtgcctggttcaattccttgtgaccttgggcaagtaattgtatctccctgtgcctcaggcaccaaaatcatagatttatctgggcagggactgtgcctatAACAATCCCATGTGCTGCGGCACGTGCACTATACtgcaattgtgaagcgctttgagtcccattgagagaaaGACGCTATATGAAATGAAGTTGTTACATTGGGCTCAATTTATAAGAATGAAATGTGTTAACCATGTAATCaaggttgttttttttatgtaaaaTAAGCAATCCCCGCCAAAATcaagttattttattttttaaacttatttTAACTACAGCAGGGCTGTTCAACTAGTTCTCtaaaggggccagatcagaaaacatttagtaGTAGAACATTTAAAGACTTTTAAAAATGACTATACTGTATTTCAACATTTTGTTtgcatttataacatctgtaccataaatATTTACTTACAAGTaagtttcagtgtgaaaaatgGCACGGAGCAACTACtgtagtatgaaattagcaggaacAGAGGGTCTAAGGGCCACATCTAGTCCCTTCGGGGGCCGCTTTTGGCCCACGGGCCACCAGTTGAAGAACCCTAAACCAGAGGGTCCCTTATCGCTAAACCGCAGCACTCAAAGCTCAGGAAAACCCTTCGATTGGCGAGATATTTCATTGTAATTACTTTTGCCCCATGCTTCAaactgaagttaaaaaaaaaatatgggaggggcagggggacgGGCGCTTGGATTACTCCTTTAAACAACAGCATGTCACTATTTGGTCCACTAATTATAATAATAGAAACATGTGAGATAAATACCATACAACTTTGTTTTCCGGGGGGGTTGCCACACATTGCAGAAGGTTAAGTTATGAGGTACATGTTGGAAACAGAGAACACGGCTACATTCACAACAGTATTTAGTGTAAATGTTAAAAGTATCCCTGTTATGGTGAAGGAATTCTGAGCGAGCGAGAGCGGTTACCAGCACCCccaaaggaggtaagtatctcgggaagcaggggatccccggagctgaaattaatgggggtcagctccaaaaaaaaaacctattgcaatacaatgtaattttttatttaaatgatgAATGAAACGGCCGCTTGGATTACCGCTTTAATGCATTGTAAATTTATTTCAGCCAAACTCACAACCTATTTATAAATGAACCGCTAATAAACAGCACTTAATATAACAGGAGGTGGCTGTCATCTAacccagcggtgtgcaaagtggggggcgctagATTGTCTGGCGGGGGGCGCgggtgttacagaggccccgcgcttccctgaaggcatttaaaataaatgcagaggatcgcgtgaggcctctgttactggtttacttaccttggttccaaCGACGCGTCTCGTCACACGATCCCGTGACGTTATTTGACGCCGGGGTCGTGTGccggaggggttggggggggggagggaggcgagcCAGAGGGTAGAGAAAAGGGGGCGCATCCCTGATCTAACCAAGTAAAGAATGCTGCAGCTACTAAGACTGGATTACacagctccccccttcccaccggtAGTGTGGTCCCTGATCACTCCTGCCCTTGTACACACCGTTCGTTCTGCATGGCTGTGGACGTTGGGTTGACGGTTGGACTCACTGACTTGTTCCTCTCCCAGATCATCATGAGCTCGGCCATCCTCTCCTCTGCGCACTGCGCCGTCAGTCGCGCCTCTGCGTCCTGATCCCAGCAGTCGTCAATGGTCTCCTTCAGCGATCTCACTGCCTGTGGGAAGACATCTTATTTAACCGGGCAGCCCCTCCATGTTTACGGAGTAAATTCTGCGTGATTGACACATTttatacaacaacaacaacaaaacaagcaAACCAGACACCCAGAAGTATTTCTAAATGTTTCATGTTAGTTTGTAAAGTGAAAGCTGAGACCTGGGATGTGTTTGATTACCTGTGGCTTCCCTTTTTGTGTGATATCGCTGTGGGCTATATGTATCAAAGGCAAAATGTTGGCGCAAAGTCATTATTTTGTCGCAACGCGCGGTGAAATAAACCTGCGCCAGGCAGCGTTTATGTACTAATTTTAGTTGCGCCATTTTCGGGTACTTCTGCAACGAGAGAAGGGGTTATGGAgaaagtgggaggagttaggggcgGGGTTAAATTTGAACATTGGCGCAGGTCGGTGTATTAAGAAATGTGTGTCTTACGGTACTTTTTTTGTACCTTTTCTCCGTTGGGCGTTCTCCGTCACCATAAAAGCGGCGTAAGCTGGTTTTTTAAGTATGCGCTAAATTATACCACAGCACAAATACTGTACTCTTAATAAATATGTTGCAATACGGAGAAAAAATGCTAATAGTTTTACGTAGCTGCATCAGCGCTTccttgatacatagagcccagACACTTccttgatacatagagcccagACACTTccttgatacatagagcccagACACTTccttgatacatagagcccagACACTTccttgatacatagagcccagACACTTccttgatacatagagcccagacacttccttgatacatagaccccagacACTTccttgatacatagagcccagACACTTccttgatacatagagcccagACACTTccttgatacatagagcccataCACTTCCTTGATAAATAGACCCCAGACActtccttgatacatagaccccagacACTTCCTTGATACATAAGGGGTTATGGGGGGTTATTAAATGTTCTTATTTGCAACCTAACAGGGATTGCCCCCTTTAAGAAGCGTACTACTTCCTGACACGATGTTGGCCGaaccacacacacatttactgtaCTTTAATGGCAAAAAAGCCTGCAACACATTACAATGCAATTCCTAACACGAAGACCACCCTTTGCCGCGCACACAATACAAGAGTAGTGAGGCATTTCCCAGATAGAGAACACTCCAGACTGCATCCCGACGGCGTCTCACCCACGGGCTATCCCCGCCTAGTGTGGAAACATCATACAGTGTTATGCAAGCAATTCGGTACCAAAGAGCATGTCAAAGAATCGTATGTGAAAGTCTCAGGATAAGGAGAATAAATAGCAGGAGGGGCGGTGAGAACACTCTACTGCAGGATTCAGGGACTGCAAGATGGAAATTCAATGACAAATAGTTAGGGGAAAAATTTAGAAAAGAAGGTTGCTAATCTGCTTTAACCCTCTGAGTGCCGCGTGACGGAGCTGCCACTTCTTTCTGCCCGTTGTTAGCGCGGCGTGTCGGAGGGGCTGCCCCTCAAAGGGTTAGGGGGCATCGCGTGGAGCTCACCATCAAGATTGGTCATTTTTTGAGGCCTCACGTCTTTAAACGGCAGATATTCAAGTTCTTGGTTTGGGACATGCAAAAAAGCAATCAGCCACGCAATCCAGGGCAAAGTGTTAACACTCACATGGCCCATCCAGCGCTGGAGGAGTTAAAGAAAAAAGCACATCTGGTGTTCACTATTGAAATTTCACCCAGAGCTTGGGTGCGGTCCTAACGTTAAAAATGGTAACTCGTCTACCAAAATGTAATGCAGTCCTTTGCCAAGAAAGCTTAATAACTAAACTGCGTTCCAGAGCAGAAAACACAAAGATCAATGGGAGTAAATATATTGTACAAAAATATTGAGGAGTGCTCCGGAAATGCCACAAGCTTTTATCACCCGTATCCCTTCAAAAATAAAATGGCTTATAGCTGAAGTTATCTGTGGGTTTAATGTTTCCTGTTTACAGGGAGGATAAATCCTCAGGGGCATTAATCAGCAGGAAATGTTAGTACCTTCAAAGTGGTCGTTTCACTAGAGCATAGTTAATGCAGAAAAATCTTATACTACACGGATGCAGGAAGCAAAACAAGAGCTTCGTACATTGAAGGCTGATCTCCCACATAAGCTTCTTAGGGCGGCATTAGTAGGAGAAAAAAACGTAATATAACCCTTTCCTGAtctaatggtgtgtgtgtatgtgtagtgtgtgtgtgtgtgtgtgtgtgtgtgtgtgtgtgtgtgtgtgtgtgtgtgtgtgtgtgtgtgtgtgtgtgtgtgtgtgtgtgtgtgtgtgtgtgtgtcatgaaaTATAAactaaaacaaaaataaagataTGTGGAAAAATGTCAAACGGATGATGAAAGTGATAAATCAAATACTGCCACTAGGTTGGGAACACATGCACCAGCTATGGATCCTGTGCTTAAAAAAGCAGATTTTGTCCCCAAATTAGGGATCCTGCCTCTCTGGTATTGGATTCCTCCGATCCGGGTGCATTGTGAGACTACCTGTTGAAGGCTTGCACAGTACTGTTTTGGCTGTGGCTCACTACCTATCTTCAAGGACAAAGGCACATATATACAGGCGGCTAGATGATATAGCCTACACTCTCCAATAACTCCTAGGCACCATCTTGGACTACAGACATTGCTTCTGCTATGTATATATTAGCCTATTGTGTATTATCTTGTATGTATTGACTGCACTGGTTTTGGTCCCAATTATTCTATTTCTCTACTTAGTTGCCGTATTCCAtgtattatttctttatttgtgtTCCCAGCGATCAATTGTAACTTCCCCGACATATAGGAAAATGCACAGTCTAGGTGGGCCAAGTGCTTCATATTTGCAGTCACATTCTAGATTTCTATATCTTTATTTGTGTCTTTTTCGTAATTATTTCATATCTCTTGCGCCGCTCACATGTCCCAAAGAAGGGGGTGTGTTTTGTTATGACCCATCTTCTAGCAAAAGCACAGCTGCTTTTGGCTTGGTTTTTCTTGCCAGCGTCTCACTTGGTATTTATAAGGCTTTCGATTATGGTTACAAGAAACATCGATCCTCATATAATAAGCCTTCATGGATTATTCATCATCAAGTACCAGTGAGGAGTGTGGGTCCTTTCTTCACGTTTGTTATCTGCTCCGACACACgcacgtgcgcgcacacacacacacacactatttttcAGTTCAACTGCCCCCCCGACTAACTGACAGACTAATGCATGGTTATTGTATAAATCTTTGCAAAATGTGATCAGAAACAATGTTACATCATTTCGATCTTTCTTTAAGCTttccactatacatatatatatacatttttttttctgtaccACAATAGTACCATGGCTATATATCCTTGTGCAGTCGTTGTACTACTTGTTGGTTTAAATGAAGACCAATAAAGAAAAACACGTTTTAATATGAAAGAGGTGGGCGCTTCCCTGTTCTTTtttccccttgagaaaggtccactgtgttggaccgaaacgttggcaaaTACATGTCAGGCCGCCATTGAAAGACCTCCTCTTAATTCCTTGTTATCATTGCACTATATCTCTAAGTCTCAGCACCCGCAAGTATTCCTGAAACACGTTGCTCTGAGTGCACGTACACTACCTAAACATATTGCTTTTCCGTTCTGATCATCATCTTACCAGGCTGTTTTCTTTCCAAGCCTCCGGGAATATCGGCCGCTGCTTCTCTCGGGAGACGAGGACTTGCATGTCTTCGAACGTAGGATGGTTTCCAGCCTCGGCTTGAAACGCCATCTGGTGTTCTGGCACCGACTCCCCTGCGCACACAGGGACCGCATGTTATTCACAACCTGTCAGCCCATCGCAgcagtggccagctccagtcttcTAGggtcaccaataggtcaggttttaaggatatccctgcttcagcccaggtggctcagtcattggctgagccactgattgagccacctgggctgaagcagggatatccttaaaacctgttggtGGATCCTGGTCTACTGTTTGGATGTGTGTTAGAAGCAGCTGGTAATTGTGATTAGATTAGCACCACTATTGTCATTGTCGCTGTCGGAAAACACGCCAATATTGCTTGATTAAGCACTTTCACTGCCATGGGAGCCAGCAACGCTAAGGGTTAAATAACGTGAGTGGCAGCCATTGTGTACAATTCTGTGAAGTGGGAGCCGCCAGCTGCAAATCTGTTGTCAGCTCTGTGCAGAGTTACTTTTTATCCCTCAGTGCGGCAGGTACAAAGAAGTACTGCTCCCTGGGGTCCAACCCCAACATAATATTGtttttagcattattattagtaaaaTAAATTAACAGGTTCCATTTTTTGTCAAAGAGTCGTTGATACAATTGATCAAGGTCTTTATGCGATTCAATGTGACGCTGCTTCTCAGTGATAGAGAAAAGATCAGCTTCATGTGAATGAATAGGATTGCAATCTTCTACAGCGCGGGGAAGTAACTTCACGGCACAATGGCTAATTGGACGATTCTAGCCTAGCAGTGCTAATTTGGAACACTAGGTGGCAGCAGTGTTGTATACATCTCAGTGCCATCAATCTCGCTGCCCAGCACACTTTACAAGATTTACCAGGACTTTGTACTGTTGGAGATCTCACTAGTCTTGTTGCAACAAGATCAGACACAGAGGGTCTTTAATCTTTGCCCCCGGCATCATTGTTGTAGTGAAACTATTTATAAAGAGAGGTTGCTTAACATTTAAGGTCCAAAAACTGCAGCAAACCCGTTTCAGTTGCTTTCTATGcaaaggtttgaagcagggggctccagagctgaaccgccttcattttagctccagggacagcctgctttccgagatacttactggAGAAGGTGTCGCCGGTACTTCCTGGTTCTTAAATCTACCGTAGcatgccggccaataggaag is drawn from Ascaphus truei isolate aAscTru1 chromosome 7, aAscTru1.hap1, whole genome shotgun sequence and contains these coding sequences:
- the BMPR2 gene encoding bone morphogenetic protein receptor type-2 isoform X3, with the protein product MASHQNHILILLVLHSMLLLPTAAAAQSDERLCAFKDPYQQDHGISESQTLQENGTIECSKGSTCYGLWEKTREGDIHLVKQGCWSYIGDPHECHYEKCVVTTTPPLIQNGTYRFCCCSADMCNENFTENFTPPSPTETTLYSSSGRFHREMTIIIALASVSVLAVLIVVFFFGYRIFGGDRKQGLHSMNMMEAATSEPSLDLDNLKLLELIGRGRYGSVYKGSLDERPVAVKVFSFNNRQNFINERSIYRTPLLEHDNIAHFIVADERVTSDGRLEYLLVMEYYANGSLCKYLSIHTNDWLSSCRLAHSVTRGLAYLHTELPRGDHYKPAISHRDLNSRNVLVKSDGTCVISDFGLSMRLTGNRLVRPGDEDNAAISEVGTIRYMAPEVLEGAVNLRDCESALKQVDMYALGLIYWEIFMRCPDLFPGESVPEHQMAFQAEAGNHPTFEDMQVLVSREKQRPIFPEAWKENSLAVRSLKETIDDCWDQDAEARLTAQCAEERMAELMMIWERNKSVSPTVNPTSTAMQNERNLSQSRRVPKIGPYPDYSSSSYIEDSVHNTDSIVKNISSETSMSSTSLTTGEKNRNSINYERQQAQARLPSPETSVTSLSTNTTGLTPSTGMTTISEIQYSDEAMHGMQPIGSIPVCLQLTEEDLETNKLDPKEVDKNLKESSDENLMEHSLKQFSGPDPLSSTSSNLFYPLIKLAVESTGQQDYTHAGNGQVCLVAEVPPTQLYPLPKQQNLPKRPTSLPLNTKNSGKESRLKFGSKHKSNLKHVETGVAKMNTVSAAEPHVVTVTTMGVGSRTGYVNSQGPVALHSNSTSGPSTNLVAHRAQDMLQNQFRVEDSRLNINASPDEHEPLLRREQQVGQDESVLDRLSDRREHPADSSRINSNNNNNSTQFALQDTVTQIAPVEPRQRPARRAQRPNSLDLSTSNIMDGCSTQSQEILKYIGWSGVDSPSAASWLKGASREM
- the BMPR2 gene encoding bone morphogenetic protein receptor type-2 isoform X1; this translates as MASHQNHILILLVLHSMLLLPTAAAAQSDERLCAFKDPYQQDHGISESQTLQENGTIECSKGSTCYGLWEKTREGDIHLVKQGCWSYIGDPHECHYEKCVVTTTPPLIQNGTYRFCCCSADMCNENFTENFTPPSPTETTLYSSSGRFHREMTIIIALASVSVLAVLIVVFFFGYRIFGGDRKQGLHSMNMMEAATSEPSLDLDNLKLLELIGRGRYGSVYKGSLDERPVAVKVFSFNNRQNFINERSIYRTPLLEHDNIAHFIVADERVTSDGRLEYLLVMEYYANGSLCKYLSIHTNDWLSSCRLAHSVTRGLAYLHTELPRGDHYKPAISHRDLNSRNVLVKSDGTCVISDFGLSMRLTGNRLVRPGDEDNAAISEVGTIRYMAPEVLEGAVNLRDCESALKQVDMYALGLIYWEIFMRCPDLFPGESVPEHQMAFQAEAGNHPTFEDMQVLVSREKQRPIFPEAWKENSLAVRSLKETIDDCWDQDAEARLTAQCAEERMAELMMIWERNKSVSPTVNPTSTAMQNERNLSQSRRVPKIGPYPDYSSSSYIEDSVHNTDSIVKNISSETSMSSTSLTTGEKNRNSINYERQQAQARLPSPETSVTSLSTNTTGLTPSTGMTTISEIQYSDEAMHGMQPIGSIPVCLQLTEEDLETNKLDPKEVDKNLKESSDENLMEHSLKQFSGPDPLSSTSSNLFYPLIKLAVESTGQQDYTHAGNGQVCLVAEVPPTQLYPLPKQQNLPKRPTSLPLNTKNSGKESRLKFGSKHKSNLKHVETGVAKMNTVSAAEPHVVTVTTMGVGSRTGYVNSQGPVALHSNSTSGPSTNLVAHRAQDMLQNQFRVEDSRLNINASPDEHEPLLRREQQVGQDESVLDRLSDRREHPADSSRINSNNNNNSTQFALQDTVTQIAPVEPRQRPARRAQRPNSLDLSTSNIMDGCSTQCETLSDSRPGSGEKIKKRVKTPYSLKRWRPSTWAIPSERQDCEVNNNGIRESVSHSKSSTAVYLIDGGTATASLSKDGRMSYL
- the BMPR2 gene encoding bone morphogenetic protein receptor type-2 isoform X2, coding for MASHQNHILILLVLHSMLLLPTAAAAQSDERLCAFKDPYQQDHGISESQTLQENGTIECSKGSTCYGLWEKTREGDIHLVKQGCWSYIGDPHECHYEKCVVTTTPPLIQNGTYRFCCCSADMCNENFTENFTPPSPTETTLYSSSGRFHREMTIIIALASVSVLAVLIVVFFFGYRIFGDRKQGLHSMNMMEAATSEPSLDLDNLKLLELIGRGRYGSVYKGSLDERPVAVKVFSFNNRQNFINERSIYRTPLLEHDNIAHFIVADERVTSDGRLEYLLVMEYYANGSLCKYLSIHTNDWLSSCRLAHSVTRGLAYLHTELPRGDHYKPAISHRDLNSRNVLVKSDGTCVISDFGLSMRLTGNRLVRPGDEDNAAISEVGTIRYMAPEVLEGAVNLRDCESALKQVDMYALGLIYWEIFMRCPDLFPGESVPEHQMAFQAEAGNHPTFEDMQVLVSREKQRPIFPEAWKENSLAVRSLKETIDDCWDQDAEARLTAQCAEERMAELMMIWERNKSVSPTVNPTSTAMQNERNLSQSRRVPKIGPYPDYSSSSYIEDSVHNTDSIVKNISSETSMSSTSLTTGEKNRNSINYERQQAQARLPSPETSVTSLSTNTTGLTPSTGMTTISEIQYSDEAMHGMQPIGSIPVCLQLTEEDLETNKLDPKEVDKNLKESSDENLMEHSLKQFSGPDPLSSTSSNLFYPLIKLAVESTGQQDYTHAGNGQVCLVAEVPPTQLYPLPKQQNLPKRPTSLPLNTKNSGKESRLKFGSKHKSNLKHVETGVAKMNTVSAAEPHVVTVTTMGVGSRTGYVNSQGPVALHSNSTSGPSTNLVAHRAQDMLQNQFRVEDSRLNINASPDEHEPLLRREQQVGQDESVLDRLSDRREHPADSSRINSNNNNNSTQFALQDTVTQIAPVEPRQRPARRAQRPNSLDLSTSNIMDGCSTQCETLSDSRPGSGEKIKKRVKTPYSLKRWRPSTWAIPSERQDCEVNNNGIRESVSHSKSSTAVYLIDGGTATASLSKDGRMSYL